A region from the Silene latifolia isolate original U9 population chromosome 7, ASM4854445v1, whole genome shotgun sequence genome encodes:
- the LOC141591306 gene encoding uncharacterized protein LOC141591306 — MDPHLDGRGGYGFYLVVGKLNCAETSCVTALEAKLPPKRVVTRLASLSLPAFILWPLSKTVSFNFVGVIPAGPAAGVRKPSPACNLISLASFFVVEFFRCLIICSSSKSLHTCMRFLLTSVVVKLVVSDSLTQQYLSF; from the exons ATGGACCCCCACTTAGACGGTCGTGGTGGATACGGTTTCTATCTGGTG GTTGGCAAACTTAATTGCGCGGAAACTAGCTGCGTTACTGCCCTTGAAG CCAAGCTACCTCCAAAAAGAGTTGTAACTCGGTTGGCAAGCCTGTCACTGCCCGCATTTATACTATG GCCATTGTCGAAGACAGTCAGCTTTAATTTCGTCGGGGTTATTCCAGCGGGGCCTGCTGCTGGTGTCAGAAAACCTTCACCGGCATGTAACCTCATTTCACTTGCTTCTTTTTTTGTTGTTGAATTTTTCAGATGTTTGATTATATGTTCGTCGTCGAAGAGTTTGCACACTTGTATGAGATTCCTGTTGACTTCTGTGGTCGTGAAATTGGTAGTATCAGATAGTTTGACCCAACAGTACCTGTCATTCTAA